The Balneolales bacterium ANBcel1 DNA segment GTCTGTTACTGCCCCAATGGTAGTTCCCTGTAAATGGATGTTTACGCCGGTAAGCGGTTCGCCGGTACCCTCTTCAAGGACCCTTCCCGTAACCCGTCCTGTAGTCTGGGCATACATATCACTGGCTCCCAACAGCAACATGAGTATGAAACAGGCTGCAGCTTTGGCAATACCCGCCGAATGGTTAGAAGCATTAGTAAATCTCATAACATGTGGGTTATAGTATTTGAGGTGAACAATACAATCGGCACTATTGATTGGCTGTTAATCTTGTATAGTATGACGCCAATACGAAACATTAACAAATAAAAAACAAGCAATCAACAACAAAGTGAAATATTTTAAAAGATATCGTAAGTTTGCGGCTTGAAATTTTATCATACTATTACGGTTTGCCTTGAGCAAGCAGCCGTACATTCCTGTATGATTAAAAAAAAGAGGGAGGAGTAGCCTGACAATTATTGGTTTCCGCTCGCATGTTCCAGCAGTTCTTCGCTCTTCTGCTGCTGTACAACCGGATCGGGATCATCTTCTTCCATAGAAAGAAAGAAAGTGGCGATAATGGCCATAATCATTCCCAATATGGTAATGAAATGGGGTATGACAGCATAAATAACCAGAGACAATACCACAGTAATTACGGGCGCAACAGCATTACAGAGGGGTGAAACAACCATAGCCTTTCCATATCGGAATGCATAAACCAGGAACAGGGCCCCAATTGCATTCATAACCTGAATCAAGGCGGCAGCTCCGGGACCGGCAAATCCCCAGTTTATGGGTTGATTAAAATCGGTCATGAATATAGCAACAGGTGCCAACAACAAGCCGGTAAGCATCATATAGAAGAAGATATTCTCGGCTTTCATGGATTGATTGGCGAACTTGATCACATATGCCTGAAAGCCCCATGCCAGAAATACAAAAAGAGCGAGAATAACCCAGCCATAGCCGTCGACGATTGC contains these protein-coding regions:
- a CDS encoding DMT family transporter, producing MKSKMHSKLWLLFAGVTTIFWGIWGALIEIPELAGFPPTLSYVVWSLTMIPPALVALWLIGWKLDFRLKPALMGLTVGFTGAGGQLVLFHAVSEGPAYLVFPFVSLSPVVTILLSFILLRERARILGWIGIAIALVAIPLLSYTPPGNAIVDGYGWVILALFVFLAWGFQAYVIKFANQSMKAENIFFYMMLTGLLLAPVAIFMTDFNQPINWGFAGPGAAALIQVMNAIGALFLVYAFRYGKAMVVSPLCNAVAPVITVVLSLVIYAVIPHFITILGMIMAIIATFFLSMEEDDPDPVVQQQKSEELLEHASGNQ